One genomic region from Quercus robur chromosome 4, dhQueRobu3.1, whole genome shotgun sequence encodes:
- the LOC126720891 gene encoding uncharacterized protein LOC126720891 isoform X1 has product MRLLSYMGQWKSAAKEVLDRAAIVAKFLCLLHVTNNYLCSPTLVYGPSMLPTLNLTGDVVLAEHVSHRIGKVGTGDLVLVRSPVDPRRILTKRVVGMEGDTVSFYVDPMYSRTTVVPKGHVWIQGDNTYASSDSRHFGPVPYGLIQGKVFFRVWPPDGFGTLEQ; this is encoded by the exons atGAGATTACTGAGTTACATGGGACAATGGAAAAGCGCAGCGAAGGAGGTACTAGATCGGGCCGCTATCGTCGCCAAGTTCCTCTGCTTGCTCCACGTCACCAACAACTACCTCTGCTCCCCTACCCTC GTGTACGGGCCTAGTATGCTGCCGACGTTGAATCTGACCGGTGATGTGGTATTAGCGGAACACGTGTCGCATAGAATAGGAAAAGTGGGGACGGGTGACTTGGTGCTTGTTCGGTCACCGGTGGACCCCAGAAGGATTCTGACTAAGCGAGTTGTGGGGATGGAAGGTGACACCGTGTCTTTCTACGTGGACCCCATGTACAGTCGAACCACTGTG GTCCCAAAGGGGCACGTTTGGATTCAGGGTGATAATACGTATGCCTCGAGTGATTCACGGCATTTTGGGCCAGTTCCTTATGGTCTTATTCaaggaaaagttttttttaga
- the LOC126720891 gene encoding uncharacterized protein LOC126720891 isoform X2 produces the protein MRLLSYMGQWKSAAKEVLDRAAIVAKFLCLLHVTNNYLCSPTLVYGPSMLPTLNLTGDVVLAEHVSHRIGKVGTGDLVLVRSPVDPRRILTKRVVGMEGDTVSFYVDPMYSRTTVPKGHVWIQGDNTYASSDSRHFGPVPYGLIQGKVFFRVWPPDGFGTLEQ, from the exons atGAGATTACTGAGTTACATGGGACAATGGAAAAGCGCAGCGAAGGAGGTACTAGATCGGGCCGCTATCGTCGCCAAGTTCCTCTGCTTGCTCCACGTCACCAACAACTACCTCTGCTCCCCTACCCTC GTGTACGGGCCTAGTATGCTGCCGACGTTGAATCTGACCGGTGATGTGGTATTAGCGGAACACGTGTCGCATAGAATAGGAAAAGTGGGGACGGGTGACTTGGTGCTTGTTCGGTCACCGGTGGACCCCAGAAGGATTCTGACTAAGCGAGTTGTGGGGATGGAAGGTGACACCGTGTCTTTCTACGTGGACCCCATGTACAGTCGAACCACT GTCCCAAAGGGGCACGTTTGGATTCAGGGTGATAATACGTATGCCTCGAGTGATTCACGGCATTTTGGGCCAGTTCCTTATGGTCTTATTCaaggaaaagttttttttaga